In the Salvelinus sp. IW2-2015 unplaced genomic scaffold, ASM291031v2 Un_scaffold16552, whole genome shotgun sequence genome, one interval contains:
- the LOC112080875 gene encoding COMM domain-containing protein 1 translates to MADVETTKSLNGLLNGIAQIVYYNNAEITEELLKNELYPDLTPEEFRAMHEKMKGLLKSIAAANMDQAQLEAFLTAQTRKQGTGGVSAEQAAALSRFWKSHRARVRESLLGQSRWEPGLKGLTWRVDLQTSASRGGAXNIPVALVELELGRAGEDSDFVCLEFDEAKVNQVLEKMAEIQESIDTIVHRS, encoded by the exons ATGGCGGATGTCGAAACAACGAAATCTTTGAACGGTTTGCTGAATGGAATAGCACAAATAGTGTATTACAATAATGCTGAAATAACAGAGGAACTTTTGAAAAATGAACTTTATCCAGACTTAACGCCGGAGGAGTTTCGCGCGATGCATGAAAAGATGAAAGGTCTTTTAAAG tCCATCGCCGCTGCTAACATGGACCAGGCCCAGCTGGAAGCCTTCCTGACTGCCCAGACCAGGAARCAGGGCACGGGGGGTGTGAGCGCCGAGCAGGCGGCTGCCCTCTCCCGGTTCTGGAAGAGCCATCGGGCCCGTGTGAGGGAGAGCCTGCTGGGCCAGAGCCGCTGGGAGCCCGGCCTGAAGGGCCTCACCTGGAGGGTGGACCTCCAAACCTCAGCCAGCAGAGGGGGGGCCRCCAACATTCCTGTGGCCCTGGTGGAGCTGGAACTGGGCAGGgctggagag GACTCAGACTTTGTGTGTCTGGAGTTTGACGAGGCGAAGGTGAACCAGGTGTTGGAGAAGATGGCTGAGATCCAGGAGAGCATCGACACCATCGTACACC